A single genomic interval of Candidatus Sysuiplasma acidicola harbors:
- a CDS encoding DNA-directed RNA polymerase subunit E, protein MAVKQVKACKSCSHITEEDSCPLCGAQTSREFQGYLVVVDHEKSAIAKQMGINVNGKYALRVR, encoded by the coding sequence ATGGCAGTAAAACAGGTTAAGGCATGTAAGAGCTGCAGTCACATAACGGAAGAGGATAGCTGTCCTTTGTGCGGCGCTCAGACATCCAGAGAATTTCAGGGATATCTGGTCGTTGTAGATCACGAGAAATCCGCAATCGCCAAGCAGATGGGTATCAATGTCAACGGCAAGTACGCACTCCGAGTCAGGTAA
- a CDS encoding DUF359 domain-containing protein: MSTASTHSESGNFEVLEDLYLPEDLRSELSKQYQPIISSAEIHSLAASEKREIVAVGDMVCYTLIADGVIPKITLFDFKTQRNEIPESWVQVLLSTAGARLRIRSPPGVLSRELWEALKLAWEFPGNTKIIVDGEEDLAGLASIYIMKSALVVYGLPDRGMTAIKSDESSRDVALSILKRMIPVSGLKSG, translated from the coding sequence ATGTCAACGGCAAGTACGCACTCCGAGTCAGGTAATTTTGAAGTCCTGGAGGACCTCTATTTACCCGAGGATCTGAGGAGTGAGCTGTCGAAGCAATATCAACCCATTATTTCATCCGCAGAAATACATTCGCTTGCTGCAAGTGAGAAGAGAGAAATTGTTGCTGTAGGGGATATGGTTTGTTATACACTCATTGCAGACGGTGTGATCCCGAAGATTACGCTTTTTGATTTCAAGACGCAGCGCAACGAGATTCCTGAAAGCTGGGTACAGGTGCTGCTGTCCACTGCTGGAGCGCGACTCAGGATCAGAAGTCCACCGGGAGTCCTGTCAAGAGAGCTCTGGGAAGCGCTGAAACTTGCATGGGAATTTCCGGGTAACACTAAGATAATTGTGGACGGTGAGGAGGATCTGGCCGGCCTTGCATCAATATACATTATGAAGAGCGCTCTCGTTGTCTATGGTCTGCCCGACAGAGGAATGACTGCAATCAAATCCGATGAATCCTCAAGGGATGTTGCGTTATCAATACTCAAACGGATGATACCCGTTTCAGGACTCAAGTCAGGTTGA
- a CDS encoding 30S ribosomal protein S24e: MDMEITSRKDNRLLKRADVQAVVKHSNASTPAREDVRDALSKSLGVNKESLVIASMKTSYGKHETTVYARTYGDKETALKLESRHILVRNKLAEKKQAAPKAAKKQAK; this comes from the coding sequence ATGGATATGGAAATAACTTCCAGGAAGGACAACAGGCTTCTGAAACGCGCGGATGTGCAGGCCGTAGTGAAACATTCAAACGCTTCGACGCCGGCGAGAGAGGATGTGAGGGATGCACTATCCAAGTCGCTAGGCGTAAACAAAGAGAGCCTGGTCATAGCCAGCATGAAAACCAGTTACGGTAAGCACGAAACCACAGTGTATGCCAGAACCTACGGGGATAAAGAGACGGCCCTCAAACTCGAGAGCCGCCACATACTGGTCAGGAACAAGCTGGCGGAAAAGAAACAGGCTGCACCGAAGGCAGCAAAGAAGCAGGCGAAGTGA
- a CDS encoding 30S ribosomal protein S27ae, whose amino-acid sequence MAKTKGKSGLYEVKDGKLTRARRSCPKCGPGVFLAKHKNRVSCGKCGYAELEKK is encoded by the coding sequence TTGGCCAAGACAAAGGGAAAGAGCGGTCTTTATGAAGTGAAGGATGGCAAACTGACACGAGCAAGGCGTAGCTGCCCGAAGTGCGGCCCGGGTGTATTTCTTGCAAAGCACAAAAACAGGGTTTCGTGCGGCAAATGCGGCTATGCCGAGCTTGAGAAGAAGTAG
- a CDS encoding GNAT family N-acetyltransferase, translated as MGEAEDGNIRAEAHNVEIRRIRENDWEQYRYIRLKALESNPAAFSTTLDEALAFDDTKWIERSRKNSNSSTEGLWLGFLGVKPVGIVGMFMQNVVFNLCHLWVDPAVRHNGLGRRLVETAIAWVDSQEASAAIRLDVSPVQGSAFHLYLQCGFISTGVEVSLPHDQGTSLWEMILNR; from the coding sequence ATGGGAGAAGCCGAGGATGGTAATATCCGGGCAGAAGCGCACAATGTCGAGATCAGGCGCATTCGCGAAAACGATTGGGAGCAGTACCGCTACATCAGACTCAAGGCGCTCGAGTCCAATCCCGCAGCATTCAGCACAACGCTTGACGAAGCACTTGCTTTCGATGACACAAAGTGGATTGAACGGTCGAGAAAGAACTCAAACTCATCAACCGAAGGACTCTGGCTTGGCTTCCTCGGTGTCAAGCCCGTTGGCATCGTAGGGATGTTCATGCAGAATGTTGTTTTCAATTTATGTCATCTGTGGGTAGATCCTGCAGTCAGGCATAATGGGCTGGGAAGAAGACTCGTCGAAACAGCAATAGCCTGGGTGGATTCTCAGGAAGCGTCTGCCGCCATACGTCTGGATGTCAGCCCGGTACAAGGCAGCGCTTTCCACCTTTACTTGCAATGTGGATTTATTTCCACAGGAGTCGAAGTGAGCTTGCCTCATGATCAAGGTACATCATTGTGGGAAATGATTCTCAACCGGTGA
- a CDS encoding DUF981 family protein: MIFVDDLGLEIFILAFVGFLLAYAAASILLAFRRKNEDEVKERLSSLAIPTGIIGMFVMVMSIAGELLWPIPAFNGRGYDILFFDAFSLLGILLISLSFSICLKKRLEYSGLLAFMFGITVIYYGVTGYNLGMTKEPLAMLGLYGLFGLSGVLALPAAMAMDKALRSPQISRQWFAWAYAFVVFMVLSALVSIIVAGPAIAAHLAKAP; this comes from the coding sequence ATGATATTCGTAGATGATCTGGGACTGGAAATATTTATACTGGCATTTGTGGGTTTCCTTTTGGCATATGCCGCAGCGTCGATCCTGCTCGCATTCAGAAGGAAAAATGAAGATGAAGTGAAGGAAAGGCTGTCATCTCTTGCTATCCCAACAGGAATCATAGGTATGTTCGTGATGGTAATGTCAATAGCAGGTGAACTGCTATGGCCAATACCTGCATTCAACGGACGTGGCTATGATATATTATTCTTTGATGCATTCTCACTGCTTGGCATCCTGCTCATTTCTCTCTCTTTCAGCATATGCCTCAAGAAGAGACTCGAATACTCCGGACTCCTCGCATTCATGTTCGGAATCACAGTGATATACTATGGAGTCACTGGTTACAATCTTGGCATGACGAAAGAACCGCTAGCGATGCTTGGCTTGTATGGACTCTTTGGTCTATCTGGCGTTCTTGCTCTGCCAGCAGCCATGGCGATGGACAAAGCGCTCAGATCTCCGCAAATCAGCAGACAGTGGTTTGCCTGGGCGTATGCATTCGTGGTCTTCATGGTGCTCTCCGCGCTCGTGTCAATTATAGTTGCAGGGCCGGCAATTGCAGCCCACCTTGCAAAGGCTCCATGA
- a CDS encoding NUDIX domain-containing protein — translation MLLKGSSICGGRISGKTVRISSEGEILPPMVPACVPVLCGRCDEAFAKLVLSTFSGGRDSQRGFILCSPDEEAKDVFASSDTAAVSDFDPALFLDGDLVEINGYEGVVKIENVIEKPVVNCVVMKGDKILILKRSERVGSFQGKWSTVTGYVEEGETPIQAAFKEMREEISVSTPTLIRQGKAVPSRKADTAWISYPFLFSVEKDTEVKIDWEHTDYKWISLHELTGFETTPGLWRNLSSLGLVVEEPVK, via the coding sequence ATGCTGTTAAAGGGAAGCAGCATTTGCGGCGGACGTATCTCCGGCAAAACTGTGCGCATATCCTCAGAAGGTGAGATATTGCCTCCGATGGTCCCTGCATGCGTCCCCGTGCTCTGCGGCAGGTGCGATGAGGCCTTCGCGAAGCTCGTTCTGTCCACTTTCTCTGGCGGGCGAGATTCTCAAAGAGGATTCATACTCTGCAGTCCAGATGAAGAGGCAAAAGACGTATTTGCATCGTCCGATACCGCTGCGGTAAGTGATTTTGACCCTGCCTTGTTTCTGGATGGAGATCTGGTGGAAATCAACGGATATGAAGGAGTTGTGAAGATAGAGAACGTCATCGAGAAGCCTGTTGTCAACTGCGTGGTCATGAAGGGGGACAAGATACTCATACTGAAGAGGAGTGAAAGAGTCGGATCGTTTCAGGGAAAATGGTCTACAGTCACCGGGTACGTCGAGGAAGGGGAGACGCCCATCCAGGCGGCATTCAAGGAAATGAGGGAGGAGATATCAGTGTCCACGCCGACATTGATTAGGCAGGGAAAGGCAGTGCCTTCAAGGAAGGCTGACACGGCATGGATTTCATATCCGTTTCTTTTTTCGGTGGAGAAAGACACCGAGGTGAAAATAGACTGGGAACACACAGACTACAAATGGATATCATTGCATGAGCTCACAGGCTTTGAGACGACTCCCGGCCTGTGGAGAAATCTCTCGTCACTTGGCCTCGTCGTGGAAGAGCCGGTTAAATAA